One window of Nitrososphaerota archaeon genomic DNA carries:
- a CDS encoding adenosine monophosphate-protein transferase yields MELKVVPIKVPEGVNIILGQSHFIKTVEDLYETLVSSGTAIRFGLAFCESSGPALIRHDGNDKELEAKAVEIASQIACGHTFIILLANAYPINVLNRVKMVEEVVSIYCATANPIEVIVAETEQGRGILGVIDGVKPKGVEGEEHKEQRRAFLRKIGYKR; encoded by the coding sequence TTGGAGTTAAAAGTGGTGCCGATAAAGGTGCCTGAAGGAGTCAACATCATACTTGGGCAGAGCCACTTCATAAAGACGGTAGAGGATCTCTACGAAACCCTTGTTTCTAGCGGCACAGCGATAAGGTTTGGGTTAGCCTTCTGCGAGTCTAGTGGACCGGCGCTGATAAGGCATGATGGTAACGATAAAGAGCTTGAGGCTAAGGCTGTTGAGATTGCGTCTCAAATAGCCTGTGGACACACCTTCATCATACTTTTAGCCAACGCCTACCCAATAAATGTGCTGAATAGGGTTAAGATGGTCGAGGAGGTTGTTTCGATCTACTGCGCCACAGCCAACCCAATAGAGGTTATCGTTGCTGAAACAGAGCAAGGAAGAGGTATACTTGGGGTGATAGACGGCGTAAAACCAAAGGGCGTTGAGGGAGAGGAGCATAAAGAGCAGCGCAGAGCCTTCCTCAGGAAAATAGGCTATAAGAGGTAA
- a CDS encoding DUF763 domain-containing protein, which translates to MVALKKTGEVYLPLHYGHAPEWLTKRMKALADAMLKIMYREEGASGILKKLSSPLWFQAFGCVLGFDWHSSGLTTVVCGVLKDTLRFEEHGVEVAGGKGRSALKAQTDIEKICEALSLPEHTVNELKYSSRMAAKVDTAAIQCNYPIYHHAVFISERGEWCIIQQGLNVEERLARRYHWLGAQLESFVCTPHSGIAAPRLEARVLDMTAKESEEARRIAVDLVRGRPENLIGSIRLLSGQHVLDNWVKSSEPTETYPSFDMPRRLDWSIFKKLYDIQPRDYEDLLAVRGVGPAVVRALALVSQLIYGAPPSWRDPAKFTFAHGGKDGVPYPVNRRVMDETIRKLRGYLESAEAEREHLKEALKRLEALSHRWGL; encoded by the coding sequence TTGGTTGCTTTGAAGAAGACGGGCGAAGTCTACCTTCCTCTACACTACGGCCACGCACCAGAGTGGCTCACAAAAAGAATGAAGGCTCTAGCTGATGCTATGCTGAAGATAATGTATAGAGAAGAAGGTGCGTCAGGCATATTAAAGAAGCTTAGCTCACCTCTCTGGTTTCAAGCTTTTGGCTGTGTGCTCGGCTTCGACTGGCACTCCTCAGGCTTAACCACAGTGGTTTGTGGTGTGCTGAAGGATACGCTTAGATTTGAGGAGCACGGAGTGGAAGTTGCTGGCGGGAAGGGGAGGTCAGCGTTAAAGGCGCAGACAGATATAGAGAAGATTTGTGAAGCCCTCTCTCTGCCAGAGCATACAGTCAACGAACTAAAGTATAGCAGCAGAATGGCAGCTAAAGTGGACACAGCAGCCATACAATGCAACTACCCCATCTACCACCACGCGGTATTCATATCGGAGAGGGGTGAGTGGTGCATAATCCAGCAGGGGTTGAATGTAGAGGAGAGGTTAGCGAGGCGATACCATTGGCTTGGTGCTCAATTGGAGAGCTTCGTCTGCACACCACACAGCGGTATAGCCGCACCCAGATTGGAAGCGAGAGTGCTGGATATGACAGCAAAAGAGTCGGAAGAGGCTAGGCGTATCGCAGTAGACCTCGTAAGAGGGAGGCCTGAAAACCTTATCGGCTCCATAAGGTTGTTGAGTGGGCAGCACGTGCTGGACAACTGGGTTAAATCTTCTGAACCGACCGAAACCTACCCCAGCTTTGATATGCCGAGGCGGCTTGATTGGAGCATATTCAAGAAGCTGTATGATATTCAACCCAGAGACTATGAAGATCTCCTAGCGGTTAGAGGTGTAGGTCCGGCGGTGGTTCGTGCTCTAGCGCTTGTTTCACAGCTCATATATGGTGCACCGCCATCTTGGAGAGACCCAGCAAAGTTCACCTTCGCGCATGGCGGTAAGGATGGTGTACCATACCCTGTCAACCGCAGAGTTATGGATGAAACTATACGCAAGCTAAGAGGCTACTTAGAATCAGCAGAAGCAGAAAGAGAGCATCTAAAGGAGGCGCTTAAGAGACTAGAAGCCCTAAGCCATAGATGGGGGCTGTGA
- a CDS encoding MTH1187 family thiamine-binding protein, with product MIAEISIFPIGEETSLSPYVKKAVEAIRSVDGLKLQVTPMCTILEATDLEQILEAFKRAHKAVREAGAKRVVAHLKMDDRLDKPRSMEDKVKAVVT from the coding sequence ATCATAGCAGAAATAAGCATCTTCCCAATAGGCGAAGAGACCAGCCTAAGTCCGTATGTAAAGAAGGCGGTCGAGGCGATTCGAAGTGTAGATGGGCTCAAGCTTCAAGTAACACCGATGTGCACGATTCTGGAGGCAACCGACTTAGAGCAGATACTGGAGGCGTTTAAGCGTGCTCACAAAGCGGTTAGAGAAGCCGGTGCTAAAAGGGTAGTCGCACACCTAAAAATGGATGATAGGTTGGATAAACCTCGGAGCATGGAAGATAAAGTTAAGGCTGTAGTAACCTAG
- a CDS encoding NTP transferase domain-containing protein, translating to MGYHPARSAVVAAWGREEEKLPKRFFHPEEDSTVLEYLLDAVWTVADAIYVIFRREPSLKLIEAISTFGVKIIIENRNPTIVSSLLMGFKASRSEHCLVLRENLPFIKPNVLHALFEYAKGYDAALPKWSNGRIEPLLAVYRRKSFIAVASKHQTEDNLLPVVDNLYSIRYVSVEDEIKPLDPDLESFFTIDSAEDLAKAREKVTLKYKM from the coding sequence TTGGGTTATCATCCAGCGAGAAGCGCTGTAGTGGCGGCGTGGGGGAGAGAGGAGGAGAAGCTACCTAAAAGGTTCTTTCATCCAGAAGAGGATAGCACGGTGCTCGAGTATCTGCTTGACGCTGTTTGGACAGTTGCCGATGCTATCTACGTGATCTTTAGGAGAGAGCCTAGCCTTAAGCTGATAGAGGCGATCTCAACCTTTGGGGTTAAGATCATAATAGAGAACCGAAACCCGACTATTGTGTCAAGCCTTCTGATGGGGTTTAAAGCTAGTAGGAGCGAGCACTGCTTGGTGCTCAGAGAGAATCTGCCTTTCATTAAGCCGAATGTACTCCACGCGCTCTTCGAGTATGCAAAGGGGTATGATGCTGCGCTACCCAAATGGTCTAATGGTAGGATAGAGCCGCTTCTAGCTGTGTATAGGAGAAAGAGTTTCATCGCCGTGGCATCCAAGCATCAAACCGAAGATAATCTGCTCCCTGTTGTGGATAACCTCTACTCCATAAGATATGTGAGCGTTGAGGATGAGATCAAGCCGCTCGACCCTGACCTCGAATCCTTCTTCACAATAGATAGCGCGGAGGACCTTGCTAAAGCTAGAGAAAAAGTCACTCTGAAATATAAGATGTAA
- a CDS encoding acetoin utilization protein AcuC produces MGDIGLYYGEELLRYAFPDPHKFNRQRISSFWEAVQILGLLERREIRVMKPVLASEDLLELFHTKEYIDFVKKMSEIGSGLLDYGDTPAFKGVFEAASYVVGSVVDAVDKVMSGEVGHCFIPVGGLHHARRDRAAGFCVFNDIGVAIVYAKKKYSLNRILYVDIDAHHGDGVFYEFYDDPAVWIADIHEDGRYLYPGTGFREEDGSPQAPKTKLNIPLPPGSTDKEFVEAFKEVEEFARRVEPELIFFQCGADGLEGDPITHLRYTYRAHRHAAEVLHEIAHRFCKGRLVATGGGGYDEKNTAAAWSSVLMAFLGPRWEMPTSPGYML; encoded by the coding sequence TTGGGCGACATAGGACTATACTACGGCGAAGAACTTCTACGATATGCTTTCCCAGACCCACATAAGTTCAACAGGCAGCGCATAAGCTCTTTTTGGGAGGCTGTTCAAATCCTTGGGCTTCTGGAGAGAAGAGAGATCAGGGTTATGAAGCCAGTCTTAGCGTCTGAGGATTTGCTTGAGCTATTTCACACAAAAGAGTACATAGATTTCGTTAAGAAGATGTCTGAGATAGGCAGCGGGCTGCTTGATTATGGAGATACACCAGCCTTTAAAGGCGTCTTTGAAGCAGCGAGCTACGTAGTAGGCTCTGTTGTAGATGCCGTTGATAAAGTGATGAGTGGAGAGGTGGGGCACTGCTTCATACCAGTGGGCGGGCTGCACCACGCAAGGAGAGATAGAGCAGCTGGGTTCTGCGTCTTTAACGATATAGGGGTAGCCATAGTGTACGCTAAGAAGAAGTATAGTCTCAACAGGATACTTTATGTGGATATAGATGCACACCACGGAGACGGTGTTTTTTACGAATTCTATGATGACCCAGCGGTGTGGATAGCAGATATACACGAAGACGGAAGATACCTCTATCCAGGGACAGGCTTCAGAGAAGAAGACGGCTCACCACAAGCACCAAAAACAAAACTTAACATACCTCTACCACCAGGCTCAACCGACAAAGAGTTCGTCGAAGCATTTAAGGAAGTCGAGGAGTTCGCAAGAAGAGTTGAGCCTGAATTGATCTTCTTTCAGTGTGGTGCAGATGGGTTAGAAGGCGACCCTATAACTCATCTTAGGTACACCTACAGAGCACATAGACACGCAGCAGAAGTTCTTCACGAAATAGCCCACCGATTCTGCAAAGGTAGGCTCGTCGCCACAGGAGGCGGTGGCTACGATGAAAAGAATACAGCGGCAGCTTGGAGCTCAGTTCTTATGGCCTTCCTAGGACCGAGGTGGGAGATGCCTACTTCACCCGGCTATATGTTATAA